The following proteins come from a genomic window of Musa acuminata AAA Group cultivar baxijiao chromosome BXJ1-7, Cavendish_Baxijiao_AAA, whole genome shotgun sequence:
- the LOC135678408 gene encoding uncharacterized protein LOC135678408, whose translation MLNMRVQLLRRAHLLARHLRPPPPLTKLSPSASVPFLGTAFRPFSSPSDSQTPPPPSESSSAAPPASASEAREADPPIEDVSNKELKRRLEKYYEADDEEPLGSVLEAILARRLSKKHEETDDELMEELRMAPLSNVKDREFESDFEELHDTDEEIENLYDTRQYVEKKLMSDEFFNMDDRKWDDMIREATEMGFLKDTKECEEILEDMLNYDKLLPDEIKQKVETKFEELGAMCERGELEPEQAYQLFKEFEDEMVLEYAKIMEAEQPPEEDAIAEVDKNAELDDPPGEGPILRWESRVVFAPGGDAWHPQNRKVKLSVTVKELGLSRHAFKRLREVVGKRYNAGKDELTIISERFEHREENRKDCLRTLYALIEDAAKADKLVEETLNAYVKDQLKANPYFMERLKAKTAKSQVCHSGA comes from the exons ATGCTGAACATGAGAGTTCAGCTCCTCCGTCGTGCCCATCTCCTGGCCCGGCACCTCCGCCCTCCTCCGCCTCTCACAAAACTCTCTCCCTCCGCCTCCGTCCCCTTCCTCGGTACCGCCTTCCGCCCCTTCTCCTCGCCCTCGGACTCCCAAACCCCACCTCCTCCCTCTGAATCCAGCTCCGCGGCGCCACCGGCCTCTGCTTCCGAAGCCCGCGAGGCCGATCCCCCCATCGAGGACGTCAGCAACAAAG AGCTGAAGCGCCGTCTGGAGAAGTACTACGAGGCGGATGACGAGGAGCCTCTTGGGTCGGTCTTGGAAGCAATTTTGGCGCGGCGTTTGTCCAAGAAGCACGAGGAGACCGATGACGAGCTGATGGAAGAGCTGCGGATGGCACCGCTGTCGAATGTGAAGGACCGGGAGTTCGAGTCGGACTTTGAGGAGTTGCACGATACGGATGAGGAGATAGAAAATCTTTACGATACGAGGCAATATGTGGAGAAGAAGCTGATGAGCGATGAGTTCTTCAATATGGATGACCGCAAATGGGATGATATGATCAGGGAGGCCACCGAGATGGGGTTCTTGAAGGACACCAAGGAGTGCGAGGAGATCCTGGAGGATATGCTCAACTATGACAAACTCCTACCAG ATGAGATAAAACAGAAGGTGGAGACAAAGTTCGAAGAATTGGGAGCCATGTGTGAGAGAGGAGAGCTTGAACCTGAACAGGCCTATCAGTTGTTTAAAGAGTTCGAGGATGAGATGGTTCTGGAATATGCCAAAATAATGGAAGCAGAACAACCTCCTGAAGAAGATGCAATTGCTGAAGTAGACAAGAATGCAGAATTAGATGACCCGCCTGGTGAAGGACCTATTTTAAGATGGGAGTCCCGTGTCGTATTTGCTCCTGGTGGTGATGCATGGCACCCACAGAATAGAAAAGTTAAACTTTCAGTTACTGTGAAGGAGCTGGGTCTTTCAAGGCACGCTTTTAAGAGATTAAGGGAAGTAGTTGGCAAAAGGTATAATGCGGGTAAAGATGAGCTCACTATAATCAGTGAAAG GTTTGAACATCGGGAGGAGAACAGAAAGGATTGTCTTAGGACACTCTATGCGTTGATAGAAGATGCAGCAAAAGCTGATAAGCTGGTAGAAGAGACTCTAAACGCCTATGTCAAGGACCAACTCAAAGCTAATCCGTACTTCATGGAGAGGTTAAAGGCTAAAACTGCAAAGTCACAAGTGTGTCACTCAGGTGCATGA
- the LOC103990430 gene encoding inositol-tetrakisphosphate 1-kinase 1 yields the protein MAEIITPRRFVVGYALAPKKQQSFIQPSLVGLARERGIDLVAIDASRRLADQGPFDCVIHKLYGEDWKVQLEDFAARNPSVPIVDPPLAIERLHNRISMLQVVSELEIPQVRETIGIPSQVVIYDSGALSNSGVVGALHFPVIAKPLVADGSAKSHKMSLVFHRDALLKLKPPLVLQEFVNHGGVIFKVYVVGDYVQCVKRKSLPDVSEEKLECSEGSVTFSQVSNMTTQDPTEVEYYMHLNEPEMPPLSFLTEIARGLRQAMGLRLFNFDVIRDVKIGNRYLVIDINYFPGYAKMPSYEKILTDFFWNIVYENKEQDPGGLAVGDNDKESKVLVGNHR from the coding sequence ATGGCGGAAATTATAACTCCTCGGAGATTCGTGGTAGGGTACGCACTCGCCCCAAAGAAGCAGCAGAGCTTCATCCAGCCCTCGCTTGTCGGTCTCGCACGCGAGCGTGGTATCGATCTTGTCGCTATCGATGCATCACGGCGCCTCGCGGATCAGGGTCCCTTCGATTGCGTGATCCACAAGCTTTATGGTGAGGATTGGAAGGTCCAGCTCGAGGATTTTGCAGCCAGGAACCCTAGCGTTCCTATCGTTGATCCACCCCTTGCCATCGAGCGCCTCCACAACCGTATCTCCATGCTCCAGGTCGTGTCTGAACTTGAGATTCCCCAGGTGAGGGAGACCATTGGGATCCCGAGCCAGGTGGTGATCTATGATTCCGGCGCCCTATCCAATTCTGGGGTCGTCGGAGCCCTCCACTTCCCGGTCATTGCCAAGCCCCTGGTGGCCGATGGAAGTGCCAAGTCGCATAAGATGTCGCTTGTTTTCCACCGCGATGCCCTCCTTAAGCTCAAACCGCCCCTCGTACTGCAGGAGTTTGTGAACCATGGGGGGGTCATCTTCAAGGTGTATGTGGTGGGAGATTATGTGCAGTGCGTGAAGAGGAAGTCCCTTCCGGATGTCTCTGAAGAGAAATTGGAGTGCTCTGAGGGATCTGTCACCTTCTCGCAGGTGTCCAATATGACGACGCAGGACCCAACAGAGGTCGAGTATTACATGCATCTGAATGAGCCAGAGATGCCCCCGTTGAGCTTTCTCACGGAGATAGCAAGGGGTTTGAGGCAGGCCATGGGATTGCGCCTTTTCAATTTTGATGTTATAAGGGATGTGAAGATCGGAAACCGTTATCTTGTGATTGACATTAACTACTTTCCTGGCTATGCAAAAATGCCATCTTATGAGAAAATTTTAACTGACTTCTTCTGGAACATCGTTTATGAGAACAAAGAGCAAGATCCTGGAGGCTTAGCTGTTGGCGATAATGACAAAGAGAGCAAGGTTTTGGTCGGAAATCATCGCTAG